Genomic DNA from Corticium candelabrum chromosome 5, ooCorCand1.1, whole genome shotgun sequence:
AAAGAATCAGAGTTGTGTTCAACAgaaagtagtagtagtacacTTGATTATTGCCGTTCAAAATACGTGGTCAGCAGAGAAATGATAATAATTATCTCTTTAATTTATGTGTTGTATACATATGTCAACTTTGTTTTACTCAAAAGCACAAAAACTATACCTGTAAAGGTTAAAATAAACTATACCTGTATGTGTGCTTTAAGTGCCACTGTTTCTTTGAAGTCaaaaaagtaaaataaaaagtaaaacgGGTTCAAACATCAGACATTCTTGTGGTAAGATCAGCTACAGTGTCACTTGACCAAAAATGCTACAAACACTACAGACTTCAATATTCCTCATTCTGTTTACTGCTccctgttaattaataaaaagaaCAAATCAATCACATTGGCTCAAAGCCACTAATGAAAACCAATCTGCTGACTTTACAAAATCACAGATGAATAAGGCAAAGCATGCATGTGTAGTGAATTAGTACCCTAGACTTGCATTTAGTACTCGCCTACAATAAATTCATGATGACTACTCTAGCCCATGAGAACCGCAGTGCAAGAGTGACATGGTCTAATGCCCCTACCTAGTCAGAACCATTTACCGTATATACAGCCATTCTAACCAATTGCTACAATAGACTATATTATGTCACAAACAAAGCTATGAGTTTCTCAATGCTGTGACACTATCACACCACCGGTTAGTAAATAAAACAACTTCCTGCATAGTTAAAATAGATAACCAAAAACGTCAACTTTGAACAATAAAAGTCCTATACCTTCAGAGCTGCAGATTGTCCTTTAAACATATCCGACTCATTAAACGTACGAGGGCAAAACTTTGCAGATTCAATAAGCTGCAaaatcaactgtttgactGCCAAGTCTTCATCTTTTACGCCAGTATAAAAGCTCTCCTTTTCCAAGTATGGAGCAGCTTTTACTACCGCTCTCAACATGAGCAGATACAATGTATAAAGATTCTTCAGCCAGCCAGGACCTATAAGCACAATTAGTATACAAAACATATCAGTGAGCCAACATTCTGCACAAATACCTTCACCACTTGTTGTAGCTGCATCAAATCGTCTTTGAAATTCAGCAGTGTTATGATGCCATCGTGCTTTCTTCAATAAATTTCCTAATACACAATCATCATGGCAAGTTATCCAAACACAGCATCGACTGTACACTGACAAACCAGCAAAATAGTAGTTAGCACATAGATGAATGTTGATGCTAGCATGCATGCCTGATATAGCTCTATAAAATACTCTTTTCTCGCGGCATAGATCTGCTCAGATACAACAACAATGTCAGTGTAACTAGAGTTCACTGGATCTTTTAGCATGACTAACCTGCAATAGACTTTCTGTTGAAAACATTCTTTGCCTTGCTGTGTCTGTAAAATAGAAAGCAGCTATACATAAGAAACCCCAGCACTCAAGTTCACAGACAGTAATGCAACTACAAAGACATAAACAAAATAGATACTAAGAAGCCAGCCCTAGTAACATGATGTAAAAAGGCCAGTAAATACTTTCATGCAGTTAACTACATAGAACAGACCAataaacaatcagacaaacaacaaacgcAACTatcgacaaacagaaaaatgacTAGATAATACATGTACAGCCAAGCAAACAGTCTCATAGATCAGAAACCACACTACTCTAACATTAAAGCATTCTAATGACAACTATTTTCTAAAAACTACTAAACTCCAGAGTCTAAGTAAAGATCCTCAGCTCctccaaaaacaaacaaacatacatacatacaaacagactaaagtgcaaacagacaataactaacaaacaaaaagacaaacaaactttaaCAAGCTAGCTATTTTACCATAGAGTAAATATAAAAATGATGATATTAgatttcatttgtttgttggttggtctgtctgtcttttctgtctgttcgtttgtccattgtcatatatactgcataatcACATAGCAAGCCAACCTAAAACAGTTCTCTTCATATATTGCCTTCCATATTCTATTTGCAGACGTCCCAGCATATCCAGTATATCTCTCTGGATTCTTTAAAAGATCAACATACTGCGACGACTCTGATGTCTCATTGTCCAACTCGCAAAAGTTCATCTTCTCATCATCATACTCTTTCCAAGTTTCAAACTTTTCGCGTTCATCCACAGTCAATGACTCATCAACTTTACTaagctcaagctcttgtgttTCTTCTGGACTGCACATTGCCGTTGGTATGTCATTCTTAAGTCCAGATGGCAGTTCATCCTCAGAACAGGAGTCCACATGGCAATCCTTTAGCATACAACGACTGTCATCTGGCCAAAATGGACACTCTTTCTTGAGGTTCacctaaacaaacagactctgTTGTGTTTTCTAAGTTTACAATAACTCAATGCAAATACATTCTATAAATTAATGTTTCTTAAGttttttgttttcaaagtAGATCATAATTTGCAGGTCACGCTAACAGAAATTAATGCAGTCAAATTATGCCAGCCAACAAATAGCAACCAACAAACTAAGGCACACTTCAAACGTTATTGGTAGCAACAAGCATAGTGAATTAATTAGTGAAGCGTGTGATACCGCTGTTGCAAATGTTTTGGGCAATGTCAGCTCTTTGTTACATAGTAACACAGTACATGTAGATATACAACCAGTAAGAAGCAGTAAAGCAGTATCATTCTACACTTCCTATAGCTCTTTAATTACACACAAAGTTGCGAAATCAAAACGACTTCATTAacatgtacacagacacacagacacacacacagagacaccgacacacacacacacacacacacacacacacacacacacacacacacacacacacacacacgtgtactggcatacatgcagtactgtacactacaGTTCATTTTGCATAATTGGATCACTTTGGCTAGTCCATGATGAAAGTCCATGATGAAAGTCCAAACTAAGATTAGTACTGTCTATAATAAAGTTTCTAAATAAACATCCCTACCTAAACCGTTCTGATGCAATCAAACAGCAATGTACACACTACACAATCCTGTTGTTTCATTCTAGCTAcattactgttgttgttggcaACTAAGATATCTGTGATTAACTCATTCTAGGCAGTTGAAGCTTAATTTGCCAAACAGTGCTATCTTCTCCAACACAGAAAATTCTGTCACTTGCATGTAGCTATACCTTGTAGGTTTGAAACAAGTAGCAGACTcttcaacaacagcaaactggTAATATCTATTATAATCAAATAATGAGCGCGCTCCATAGGATCTTCCAGACTCTGAAATTTGAAAACCTGACACCAATAGAAGATCAGCCAATAATGCCTCTTGCTGGAAGAGGCTGAAAGAGCCCAATGGAATGCACCCAATAATACCCAGCACCTGAGATGACAAACAGCAGTCTACTGCAACTGCCCATGGAGTCCTACTGCCTGATGTTTAGGGCCCACTAACCATTTTACAGAACAAATACATTCGACTTTGTTCCAAGTAAAATTGACCAACCGAACGACTCACCCCTAGAACTGACAGTCCTATGATGAGGAGCAGGctttacatgcatacaaaataacaaacaaacaaacattaataataaacaaacaaataaacatcaTACGAAAAATGACGTAATAGGATGACTTAGAAATTTTAAGCCATTGACTTAGTCAGAATGAGAAAAGTGGAGAATCCTGTTACTAAAAATTAAGAGTAATGAAATAGGGATGCGGTCAGAAGTCCTAAAAATCAGACCAATgcctacacaaacaaaacatgtgCAGCCTAAGCTCCGAAACAGACACTGAACATTCACATACTACCCTAAAATAACATCATCTCAATAATGGTTGTCATGCATATTatagacatgcatacacaagaCAAAGAGTCAATAACGTCTTGGTGCTCAGTAAGGGAGCAAGTATTACGATGCAAAATGGAATGTGCACCTGCTAAGTGATACTTCTGCGTATGAGCTTCATAATCATGCCAACAATCTACCGCAGGCATCTCAATACTCACCACTATGCTTAAAGTAAAAGACCATCTACGTGCCACTGTCTAATCACATtcatcaatcaataaatacatttgcaagttgttaattaattcaagaGATtcataacaaacagacatagatTTCTCTCTTTACAACTATATTTCCACCTGCACAAACATTACAcctttttatttgtttatttgcacATTGATAGAGTAATACTCAAAGTGTCTAAACGAAGACCAATTATGAGCACAGAACATTAAAAATCAACGACTATACACAGTTGCCCAAAAATAGTTCCCACTTCTATGTCTATATATATGACTCGTGCCCAACCTTTAGTACCAGATGTTGACAATATTCTAGTCAAATAGACGTAAAACAATTTGCAAAGAGTAACACTAGACTCAATGCAATCACACAAAAACCTTTAGAGGTAATTGTTGTTGCATAAGAGCTCATTGTGAGGTTCTGCTTATTACACAAAAATAATATTTCAAGAGCTATTAATATTGGTAGCTGGATGATCTATGCAAATAGCTCATCCAGCCACCAATCCATAAAAGTAAATTTCAAATATATATCTGTCTCAAGTGCTCAAGGTTTGTTCGTGTTAAAGAATAAATCTTTCCAAGCTGTGTCACTACTTTCCTCTGCAGTAAACAACATAACAGCTAATGGATGAATTACATATTTGCATAGTAGAAGAACAAAGAACCCCAGTGTAGCTCGGCAAAGTTGATATAGAGATTTTGACCATTTCGCCAGGTATTGATATTGCCAAAATTTCCTGGTCTACAATATTACAATCATTTCAGCTACTCTCTAAAAATGTTGGGCATTGCTATGATTGTCAATTGCATAGACTATGTGTAGCACAAACTGATGCAGTAAAGAGAATCTGCATGGCCGAGTCATGTTGATACGAAGTTTATGCAACACATCTCTTGTTGTAACCTGCCACTAATGAGAAAGTATAAACTTCAATTTATGTATACTCTTCTGCAATCTGAGATAGTGTTATTTCATACATTTCTTTTACGTTATATGGGTCACTAAAACGGGTGCTTCTCTTCATGCAAAGATTGAGTGATATTATTTTGTGCAAATGTGCCACACAAGCTCTACCACAAATTCTACCAGAAAGGACATTTAAGAGTATGTTTTGTTGTCCGTGCCTGAACCAAAGGGTGCACAGCGAGCTTGACATATTTGCAGCTGATCGACTCCTCTCATACATGCTGTATGTCTAGTATATATTGTCATGAACCAGATTATTTGAGGGTGAcacaaatatataataataaaagtATGTCACTAATTCCTGGCATTTGATAAATATAGGTTATTGCATGATCGACAAGCTATATGGCTTTACAAAGACGAGAGACAGGGTTATCACCCAAGGCAAAGCCAAGGGCTACAATCCTGCTCCAAGTGCTGGTATAAAAGCCATATAGTACACTAATCATACGATAATTTATATCATGGTTACTTGACATGTATAAGTGAGAGTACAAATTAACCGGAAGTAAGTTATTGCAAACTTGTCGTGTAAACGCTAATACACCATCTAAATATGTGCTCGTGACTGGTTGCACATCatgtgaccatggtataataCAATATGTCATACTCAACTTCTCCCTCCAAAGCTAACACTAAATGTCAACACTGAAATCAACAGTGATCATGATGATAATAACATGATGGTTGCAAGGTCCCCAGCAGTAAACACATCAGATGAAGCATTTGCCTTAGCGGTCAGAGCAAACACAACATCATCACTGGACTCTGTGCATCCACCTACCATAATGGTACACAACGGTCTGCCTTGCTGCACGTGTTCCATTCCCCAACTTATAAAACAGTAACTTTGTTGGCAGTCCCGATGTGAAAATATGAATATGTCTTGCTCAAGACGGCATTAATGCTGTTGCTGTCATGGATGAAATGGTTCAAATTACTATGTCTATAGTTGTTGCAGAATAATTCAATTACTTAAGCTATATGCCTATTAATAACAAACACCACATCTGGAAGAGCTAACAAAGAGATGCCATGGTGTATAGTTATTCAAGAAATATAGAACCTAAATATACAATTACAATGTAAGCTACCCTTAAACTCTAACTGGTGCACAGAATGTAGCAAATGGAAATCCTTCAGTGTATAATGAACCCTAAAACTAGTATGACGACAGCAACCACTCTATGTTAGAGTATTAATGTCACAATACAAGCTGTCTTGACCTCTGCAGAAAAGCCAGAAGCTTGTTTGGACAGAAAGGCaaaagaggcagaagagaaaaaCTATTCTAATTGTTTCTTTACATTTAAAAGAGGACATACATGCTCAATGATTGAACAACTTTCTTCCAACGATATTAGCATAGAGCAGTTTGTTGACTGTTAATCTAGCATATTCTCCTGTTAGAACACCACCTAAATTTCCATTATTCTAGCACTCAAGTGATGCATGTCAACAGCCAAACCTGACTCGCAATTCATTTTGTGCATGTATTGGCGGAAAGCTCTTCTGGCTCTATAATCTCTACCACCTCTACCCAATCGTCTGTTCCACATGTGTCCAAACAGATACCAGATATGCACCCCTAACAATATCAAGCTCACAATTCATTTTGTTTCCAATGTTAGCTAAGTCCCTTAGTTAACGCCATGCCACTTATCAATTTTTCACACCCCTCCATTGTAAATTCCTGGATCCACCACTGCTCTCTAATGTCTTAGTCGTTATataacagtacagtagaaccttgctaatccgaACAGCCCAGCACCAAGCCTTGTTCAGATCAGTGAAGTAGTTCGGATTACAAAAACGTGTACACTCGGAAGTCTAGACCCAAACTACTAGTGCATTTATGTATGTCTctatgtcatgtttgtggtagaCGACACATCTGCAAAGACTACATACTTCTAAATACTGCAACAGTCAGGACTTTCACACATTAGAAGAAGACTTCAATGCAGCAACAACCCGGATCAGGCTGCCTTGGAATTCCTATTTTATTATTTGGGTACATGAGGCAGAGTGCTAAAGgtaattcggattagcgaggttctactgtagcAGCTACCAACATGCATGTCTCTCTCTAGAACAACCCTCACCATGCAGTCATATCCAGCTATATAAGTGGAAACAAAAATTCTTAAACTTTGCAAAGATGAAACACCTACTAAATGAATTTTGTCTTCTCTCTAGTCATCAAACAAATAATGTCTTCCAAAAAATTATTGATGGCACTGCATGCACTGCAACTGAAATTTCACAATAACCGTATTGAAATCTCAACTAATCAAGTATCTAGATTACGTGTTCTATCTGTAAGCACGCTCACCAATAAATTTATCACATACTCTACTAACTCGcgtataaacaaacagacatcagCTTACCCTGAAGAAACGAAAATAATTGTATCTCAGTAGCCGTTCAAGTAATGGCCGAATGTGTTGCGAGTTCACTTCATCTGTCGTTTCCACGTCACAGCAGCACTCGTCCACTTGACCTTGCAGCTAAAAAGAGGAACAACGACCATACAATAGGCCACAGCGATATCGCGAAAGACAGGGTCTAGTTATTTTGAAAGAAAAACCGAACTTACCTCGCAAAAGCACTGAGTCTGTGACACTTTTCTAGATTCATTTTGTGAGTTTAGTAGCTTCACTGATAAAAGGAGAATGCAACAACGGACGAGTAGAAGTTTCCGGAACATTACGTGTACAAAATGAGTGAGTCCTCGGATACCCAGTGCTACTGTTGCATACGCATGCTCGGAAGTAAGTGGTCCCTAAAGTAACTTTGGCGAGCTCGCTGGGATTCTCTATGGAGTTACTCAAATGTTACTCCAGTGATTCTGAAGACACTGATAGTTTCACTGTTGTGGATGAATACAATTGCGATGTAGATGTTGGTGAGGGAAAAACAGGCGCAAAAGTGGTGAAGATGAGCGAGGATGATGTGGACGCGCACGAATGTGACGATAGAAGTCGACTCCAGATTCCGGCACAAATACTGGCACTCGATCCGGGAACTCACCCGTTCGAAAATTTCAAAAGTCAATTCAATAAGTCTGCTGCAGACAAAATGGAAACAGTTTTCTATAGTAAAATACCTTCGCCGGTGACATCTAAAGATTTTGGCACTACTACTGGGAGAAAGAGACGTTTCAAACCCATGTCTGATGAAtctgatcacgtgactgttgaTAGTGATTTCCCTGAAGCTATAGTTGGTGTGAAGCCTGAATCTTGCTCAAAACGTTATCTTCCTCAGAAGTGTTGGTTTCAATTTTTGAGTCACAAGGGCAAGGTTAATAGGCTCGACTGGAGTAAACCTGGTGGATGTTTGCTCGCGTCTGCGTCAATGGATAGCACTATTTGTATTTGGGATCCTTTTATTAGGAAAGCATGTTTGCAGATTCTGCAAGGTCATAGCGGTGGTGTGCGAGAAGCAAAATGGAATGCAGTGGAGAATCGGATTATTAGTTGCAGCTATGACAAGACTGTTATACTGTGGGATGTAGAAACAGGTCAGCCTTGTTTGTTAAATTTAGTGTAGGCCCATTTCACTCACAACTATTGAGTTTCAGagaaaatttaattaagccatAACCTGAACACGGACAAAGTGGTACTGTAGTTTCTATAGTCTACATGCATATGGAAAGAACTTGAAAGTGTGTCTGTATTTGGGGTATGGCACTCTGTTGTACAATTAACTGTGGGTGAGCTCTAACGTTGCCATCAGTGAGaaaatgcattaattaaagttataAGCATTCTGATGCAGGGTTGTGCTTTCTTCAATTGGTACAGGCCAGATGTTTACTTTTTATTTAGAATTGGTCAACAAACTACTTGGCAATGTCCTACTTTTACTAGATGTTCACTAGCAGTCGTAACTAAACACCTTACCTCTGGAAATGATGGCATGTTTCTCTCAACTTTCATTAGTTGATTATGGGGTTTCTAAAATTCAGTTTTTGAATACACCACAAATTATGTGTAGTGATGGTAAGAAACAGAATTAAGCCATGATGATCTAATTGTTTATACATTGATAATGATAGCAGGAATAGGCCATCTAAATAGTAGCTCACTTCTAAATTCTAACTTGCATTTAACCAGTTGAACTAATTATTACTCTTGAGTCATAGTATGAATGAGGAGAAGTGTAAGGATTGCATAAGAACATtagaaacaagtttgacatAGTAGTATACTGCATAGGACATCGCATGCTTTGGATTGAAAGTAGACTTACACAGCAGAGTGGGCAGTTCGTCCAAACCTCTAACCTACGGGCCCGAGACTTGAGGTTTCACTTCACTTGTGATGAAAGAGTGTAGTTTAGGTGTAACCCTAAACTCAATTTATTGCAATGTATTATTCTTAATGGTAGCTGTTTGCTCTGTATGTTGAAGGATTAGAGTGTTGCAATTAAATGTTGGTGATACAAATGTATTAGATGTTGTCTGATTTTCTATTCTGATCTGCAGAACTTACTAGTCATTTTAGGCCTTCCAGCCATTTAAGTAGGTTTCAAAGGGTTGGTTCCAATTGAAAGGGACGGCTGCTTACTGCTGGATTCTTTTATTGGCTGGGCCAACGTTCTCTTTTCTGTTTTTATAATACGACTTCTAGCAATTGGCGTTTGTTGCTTTGATTTAGCAGTTTAATGTTTTATAAACTGGTACCAATACGAAAATTACAGTGAAGCTACTCTGGTGAAGCCATGATGTCTGTGAAGCCATGATGTCTGTGAAGCCATTTCCTTGTGAAGCCGTTGTATCCGGTGCTACCATGGGGTGACACCATGGGGTGACGTTAATTGAGAAAGTAGGCAACCTTGCACAATGGAGCTTGATGGAATATTTGATAAAGAAATGGTGGTTATGTAGAGTTTAATTTGTTGCATGGATTACTGGTAACAGCAGTGGTAGGCAAAGGCACAGTTGCTACTCATTGCCAGTGCAGTGAATGTGATAATGCAGTATTGTTCTGGCTTTTGTGTACTTGTACCATATTGCACATCATGATTATTTTTGGAGTGAGGGTGGATCTAGTGATAAACTAATTCCTTAGTTTTCTGGGTGACTCATCTAGGTTCTAACGTAATTGTACTACTGTAGCTGGTGAAGGTGTGTGTCTTCTGAAAGAGGTTACCCTAGCTAAGTCACATTATGATTTTCATGGCAGGGTTACTCGACTTTTGGTAATTTTTGCAAAACTGTTGCAAAACTGTGTCATCTTGGCTGACTCAACAACATGTGAATGTGTTACACTAGCATTGATTTAGAAGTTTATCTGTTGCTGTCagtatttattttgttttcaaCTGGCATAAAGAACGTTCTGATCTAATGATGGTATCTGGAGCTTGACTGAGAGTTTCGGTGTTGTCAAGACCGTAGTTCTAGTCACAAGTGTAAGTCTATCTTCTAATTGCTTTATACTGTTGTAGTCCTATTTGAGAAATGGTCAGTTTAGGTTGTACTAACCACCACTGTATGGATCTCTTGGGCAGGGAGTTGGATTGCCATACCCCAGAGAGAAGGAATGTTGATTGTAGACTCTAAGGCAATTGTTATTATTCTGTAGTGAAATGGAACTATTGGCTTTTAGGAAACACGATGAAACATGCGATGGATTTCAATTTCTTCTACAGGCATGTTAGTTCTTGTGACAATTCTTCTTGTAAATACCATTGGTGAGCTTATAAAATGTCATGATCTACATGACAAAAAACAATTCAGTATCAGAAGTAGCATCATTAGCTTGAGCCAACAGTAGATGAAGAGTTGAGAGTTCAATACGCCATTGACTTTCAACCCACTAGAGAGTACAGATTGGCAGTTGTAAAaacataaattttattaaatacaCTGAAGTCAGGGTGGTTACGTCGTTCCTAGCAGCTTGATAAGAGGTTCAATTGTTTACTTGTTGGACTGCTTGATCATAGTTAGTGAAGTGTCAATTATGCAGCTATTTGAAGATGTTAGTCTTTGCGTGGTCTTAATAACAGGTTAAGAGACAGTCCCGTCAGGATTTTAAAAGTCTTTTATGGAATCCTGTGTATACACAAACCTAATAACACATGAACCATGACACTCTGCAAACATTTTACAAGAGGGTGTATCTTGATTAATCATTGCGGTAGTGGTGATGGGCTGATAATGGGAAATCCTATCAATGGTTCCTATGGAGTTGGCCACTTTGATAAACTGAGCAGTTTGATCAATTATTGCTTTAAGCACGTGGCGTACCGAACATTGTGGGTTTTGGTTGTGTTAGCTAAAGTCAGCAGGCAGCGTCACTGTATGAGAAATCCTTCGAATCCATCATCGTTGCAATTTATTTTGTAGGTAAACGAATGACTTCGTATGTACATCCGGCATTTGTTACCGCCATCGAGTTTCATCCTAAATTTCACAGCTCTTTTATTAGTGGATGCTTTTCTTCACAAATTGCTAGCTGGGATCTCCGTTGTAAAACAGAAACCAATCATTTTAAAGGAACCGATGGGCAAGTTCAAGACCTAGAGTTTCTACTCGATGGCTCAGAATTCCTATCTGCAACTGATATAGTTCAtagaagtgctaatgagaaGGCCCTGATGGCTTGGGACTTCAGATCAACTGCTGTGATGTCTCATCAGATTTTCCAAGTTTGTTAGCACTGcaaatgtattaattatatCACTTTATGTCTattctttgctgttttgtacAGGAACCATATACTTGCACGAGTTTGAAAGTTCACTCGTTTCGAGAGCAGTTCATCGCTCAGACTCATGCAGACTATATTGCCATCTTTGCAAGTAAGCGTCCTTACAAATTGAACAAGTACAGACGCTTTGAGAGTGGTCATCAGGTAGAGCAGTTATTAGTTGTATGAATAGCAGCCAAAAATTGAGCCCTTCTGTTAAGGTTTCGGGATATCCATTGGCATGTTCGATCAGACATGATGGCCAAGTTGTTGGAACAGGATCATCTGATGGGAGCATAGTATTTTATGACTACTTTACCTCTCAACTGATTCGCTCTATCAAACGTGCGCATTCTGGGCCGTCCACTGACGTTCAGTTTCATCCAGTTTCATCAGCAGTAGCATCCTGTGGTTGGGATTGTGCGGTGAATATTTGGAAATGACGGTCAGTGTTTCTTCACTTTttgacttgtgtgtgtgtgtgtgtgtgtgtgtgtgtgtgtgtgtgtgtgtgtgtgtgtgtgtgtgtgtgtgtgtgtgtgtgtttctgtattAACGCATAGATTTATTATTTCTAACCATCAAGTAAAGCAACGTCATAACGAAAGCACTATAATGGCTATAATATTGACTTTATGAAGAAACTTTAGCAGTTGAGGTAGGATCCTAGGTCTGCCCATCATCTTACATACGGGTTTGTTATTGGGGTTTCTACAACAACAGGTAACGTCGATATCACGCTCAGTATGTAATCGACTCAAATTGGCGATACCTAAAATCTAATATTCTGCGTGTTCAAGCGATGTTTTGTCCCTTCTATGATTTCGTGGCTCTGTAACCAAGAAGCATTGGCATAATTGAAGCCAACCTGCCGTCGACCGCGTAATCTAGGGAAATACACGGGGGCAGCGGTATAAAATACCGCTTCTTGCTTGCAGCAGTCAGTTGCTCTATTATCGTAGAAGGAAGCACCTTGGACAGGATGAGAGCTGGCACGGTTGCTCTACTCGTTATCCTTCCTTTGCAGTCGCTCTGTCTTCCTACTACGGATCCTTCCTCTCACGGTATGTCATATTTTGCAACTCATGTAATGAACGTTGGGTGCTGAAACAGTTTACGGAAGTCAGTCGATGTAGATGTTGAATACAGCGCGATTTGACGATACTAAGACGGCATAACCGATAGGATATTTGTTGTAATGTCACGCGACGACGTCTACATCCTTCTGGTTAGAGGGTGAAAACGAAGGCCAACAGTTAGGATACTTATTGCGTTAGTGCGACATCACGTGTAGCGACGGCGACAAAGAACATATCTCAATTGATTCCTAGTCGTTAATTAATCTATCACGGGCTCTAATTTGTTCTTACTAATCGTGTTAGGAAGTCAAAAAAGAGACGTCGTTTACGGTACCAATACATCGTTCACTGCTTTCTCTTCCGGTACTCTAACCTTCCAGTCTCCGTTGCTTGCGTGGAGTGAGGACAGTAGCTACATGAAGTTTAAGTCGATCGTGGCCGGTACACTGACCGACTTTGAAGTCCAGGTGGAAATCGTTTGCCGTAAGGTGTTGACAGCTCAAGGCGACACAGTAAAATGGTCACAAGATTTGAGTGTGGCAGACTCGGAGATCAATCAGTGCTTCCAAGTTATTAACTATGCTCAGGACCCTTCTCTGTGTGCGGCTTTTCGAGTCAACGTGAAAGTAACAGTAACTGGAGACAACGTGACGATTAGCGGTATCGAATTCGGTGGTAGTAGCCTCTGTTCGCTGTCGGAGATGCAGCCATCGACGACGTTCGATTGCAATCTGGACCATGGAGATTGCGGAATTCGAAACGACGCATGCGGGTTGGCTCGCTGGGAGCTACGACCGCAATCTGCCGACgagacaagcaaagaaaagCGTTCGAGTTGTGGTGTCTCAAAATCTGGTATTCCTTTGATAATAAAACAGCTTCACTCCGAATGCACCTATCATCTCGACATTGCTTCGCT
This window encodes:
- the LOC134180615 gene encoding ERO1-like protein alpha, which gives rise to MFRKLLLVRCCILLLSVKLLNSQNESRKVSQTQCFCELQGQVDECCCDVETTDEVNSQHIRPLLERLLRYNYFRFFRVNLKKECPFWPDDSRCMLKDCHVDSCSEDELPSGLKNDIPTAMCSPEETQELELSKVDESLTVDEREKFETWKEYDDEKMNFCELDNETSESSQYVDLLKNPERYTGYAGTSANRIWKAIYEENCFRHSKAKNVFNRKSIADLCREKRVFYRAISGMHASINIHLCANYYFAGNLLKKARWHHNTAEFQRRFDAATTSGEGPGWLKNLYTLYLLMLRAVVKAAPYLEKESFYTGVKDEDLAVKQLILQLIESAKFCPRTFNESDMFKGQSAALKEEFRLHFWNISRIMDCVGCDKCRLWGKLQTLGIGTALKILFSWELSSSKELGQSKHFHLRRTELVALFNALGRYSTSIYELQTFRHLEEKVQTNDEL
- the LOC134179855 gene encoding WD repeat-containing protein 25-like isoform X1, translated to MELLKCYSSDSEDTDSFTVVDEYNCDVDVGEGKTGAKVVKMSEDDVDAHECDDRSRLQIPAQILALDPGTHPFENFKSQFNKSAADKMETVFYSKIPSPVTSKDFGTTTGRKRRFKPMSDESDHVTVDSDFPEAIVGVKPESCSKRYLPQKCWFQFLSHKGKVNRLDWSKPGGCLLASASMDSTICIWDPFIRKACLQILQGHSGGVREAKWNAVENRIISCSYDKTVILWDVETGKRMTSYVHPAFVTAIEFHPKFHSSFISGCFSSQIASWDLRCKTETNHFKGTDGQVQDLEFLLDGSEFLSATDIVHRSANEKALMAWDFRSTAVMSHQIFQEPYTCTSLKVHSFREQFIAQTHADYIAIFASKRPYKLNKYRRFESGHQVSGYPLACSIRHDGQVVGTGSSDGSIVFYDYFTSQLIRSIKRAHSGPSTDVQFHPVSSAVASCGWDCAVNIWK
- the LOC134179855 gene encoding uncharacterized protein LOC134179855 isoform X2; this encodes MRAGTVALLVILPLQSLCLPTTDPSSHGSQKRDVVYGTNTSFTAFSSGTLTFQSPLLAWSEDSSYMKFKSIVAGTLTDFEVQVEIVCRKVLTAQGDTVKWSQDLSVADSEINQCFQVINYAQDPSLCAAFRVNVKVTVTGDNVTISGIEFGGSSLCSLSEMQPSTTFDCNLDHGDCGIRNDACGLARWELRPQSADETSKEKRSSCGVSKSGIPLIIKQLHSECTYHLDIASLQPSGFLLLNDVIDTTSQSASRRKRDLSGYSLVLDPTTTSGVATGILDLPTVTHAIANAYLTFDYEMYEDGAHDLMVTAVCTSDPTNYLVPLKPSLLHYHKLNLYAGSGGTLLLDVHAYVHQEDCSTFAIQLHGAAVDTYLTVDDLVFHASAPTGMTPDNM